One region of Eupeodes corollae chromosome 1, idEupCoro1.1, whole genome shotgun sequence genomic DNA includes:
- the LOC129939335 gene encoding C2 domain-containing protein 3, whose protein sequence is MFSATTAPKKHPFLNGILQISGQRNFTIPLENDDIFLVCQTFWKEKALFAPVSEKGANLTETFSVTHNNQFLEKVQNNCLNIELSKIRANSNPEVIGSLRLPLHQFYIAYRDASLTNHLNDGQFPVISTNKWVSVTSSMSGEQIGELECFLAMGTEKQIENIKNSRIHSAKTGNIESTTGQSASNYIPIKKSLQNDSILPINSKTSKTSDLLAVLQKSLSSTSYISPAQPGIKLAESNSFRIVLEIKSARNLPTIQSHKLKKKINRSLGTKGSQNTDRTGEQPSTYVTFQAKEGDGPMVKSHEGMVYSTVVVEKNSNPAWNVEFCVSASVNYLINKHERFILKVWKRVGKTSAQGQTIPCPMEDAIIGFAPIDLFDLVENKPVINGWFDIVDFSGHINGQIHIVAKPVDDVKELKEFLRNNQVDNLLHNFESSLDINNMNLCRAIKRKFTELEEISERLKSRLLDVTGSAEVCKIARDISDEQLDEFEHDLNTSVCEDDNESFTSHTNSLNISSHSSSQAQ, encoded by the exons atgttctcaGCGACGACGGCTCCcaaaaaacatccttttttgAATGGGATCTTGCAAATAAGCGGTCAACGAAATTTCACTATACCCTTGGAAAACGATGATATTTTCTTAGTTTGCCAAACGTTTTGGAAGGAAAAAGCTTTATTTGCACCTGTTTCTGAAAAAGGGGCTAATCTAACAGAA ACATTTAGTGTTACACACAATAAccagtttttagaaaaagtacAAAACAATTGCTTAAATATTGAGCTATCCAAAATAAGAGCTAACTCAAATCCCGAAGTAATTGGTTCGTTGCGATTACCATTGCATCAATTTTACATCGCTTACCGTGACGCATCTTTAACAAATCATCTTAACGACGGGCAG TTTCCAGTGATATCAACAAACAAATGGGTTTCAGTTACAAGTTCAATGTCGGGTGAACAAATAGGTGAACTGGAATGTTTTCTAGCAATGGGCACTGAAAAGCAAATCGagaatattaaaaactcaaGAATACATTCAGCTAAAACAGGGAACATTGAATCAACCACAGGGCAGAGCGCATCTAATTATATTCCCATAAAGAAATCGTTGCAAAATGATTCAATCTTAcctataaattcaaaaacaagcaAAACATCCGATCTGTTAGCAGTACTTCAGAAGTCACTATCATCAACGTCTTATATAAGTCCTGCACAGCCAGGAATAAAATTAGCAGAAAGTAATTCCTTTAGGAtagttttggaaattaaaaGCGCCCGGAATTTACCAACAATTCAGTCTCATAAACTTAAGAAAAAGATTAATCGATCTTTGGGCACAAAGGGAAGCCAAAATACCGATCGAACGGGTGAGCAGCCAAGTACCTATGTTACATTTCAAGCTAAAGAAGGAGACGGTCCTATGGTCAAATCTCACGAAGGAATGGTGTATTCTACTGTAGTAGTTGAAAAGAACTCAAATCCTGCTTGGAATGTAGAGTTCTGTGTATCGGCTTCCGTCAACTatcttataaat AAACACGAACGATTTATTCTTAAGGTTTGGAAGAGAGTTGGCAAAACTAGTGCACAAGGTCAAACCATACCATGTCCCATGGAAGATGCAATAATTGGCTTTGCGCCAATAGACTTATTCGACTTAGTAGAAAATAAGCCCGTCATAAATGGTTGGTTTGATATCGTCGACTTCAGTGGACACATCAATGGTCAAATACACATTGTTGCAAAACCAGTTGACGATGTAAAAGAGCTCAAAGAATTTCTGCGCAATAACCAAGTTGATAATTTGCTTCATAACTTCGAATCAAGCTTAGATATAAATAACATGAATCTTTGTCGAGCAATTAAACGGAAATTCACAGAACTTGAAGAAATATCAGAAAGGTTGAAAAGTCGTTTGTTGGACGTGACAGGGAGTGCGGAGGTCTGCAAAATAGCCAGAGATATAAGTGATGAGCAGTTGGATGAATTCGAACACGATTTAAATACTTCAGTATGCGAAGATGATAATGAAAGTTTCACCAGTCATACGAACAGTTTAAACATTTCATCACATTCATCATCACAAGCACAATAA
- the LOC129942957 gene encoding NADH dehydrogenase [ubiquinone] 1 alpha subcomplex subunit 9, mitochondrial, whose translation MASLMLMKNTIAARSNIQPLGILILRSPYSTDGPRPLKSTNLSSIKRGTGGRSSFNGIVATVFGCTGFVGRYVCNKLGKVGTQMILPYRADHGEAIRLKVSGDLGQVLFHFYNLKDENSIREAVKYSNVVVNLVGRDFETKNYKFKDVHVTGARNIARICKEMGVERLIHLSALNAEANPKGHVLENGSNFLRSKYFGELAVREEFPDATIIRPSDIYGSEDRFLRYYAHIWRRQFRAFPLWYKGERTVKQPVYVSDIAQAIVNCARDPDTAGKVYQAVGPKRYLLSDLVDWFHRVMRKDEKWWGYMRYDMRFDPTFLMKAKLTELICPGNPIGELHMERIERECITDNVLSGVPTLEDLGVQLTTMESQVPWELRPYRAALYYDAELGEFETPAPPKTLNPREEMRLFG comes from the exons ATGGCATCCTTAATGTTGATGAAAAACACTATTGCTGCAA GGAGCAATATACAACCATTGGGAATTTTGATCCTCCGATCACCTTATTCCACTGACGGTCCTCGACCACTGAAGTCCACGAACCTCTCATCCATTAAAAGAGGAACAGGCGGTCGTAGCAGTTTCAATGGAATTGTTGCCACTGTCTTCGGTTGCACTGGCTTTGTCGGGCGGTATGTGTGCAACAAACTTGGCAAAGTTGGCACTCAAATGATTCTTCCCTACCGAGCCGATCACGGTGAAGCTATTCGCCTAAAGGTCTCTGGGGATTTAGGACAAgttcttttccatttttacaACTTGAAAGATGAGAACTCCATTCGCGAAGCTGTGAAGTATTCCAATGTGGTTGTCAATTTAGTGGGCCGTGATTTCGAAACTAAGAACTATAAGTTTAAAGATGTACACGTAACTGGAGCCAGGAATATTGCCAG aatttgcaAAGAAATGGGCGTAGAACGTCTAATTCATCTATCCGCACTCAATGCCGAAGCAAATCCTAAAGGACATGTTTTGGAAAACGGAAGCAATTTCTTAAGAAGTAAATATTTCGGGGAACTTGCGGTGAGGGAAGAATTTCCAGATGCAACCATTATTCGCCCATCCGATATTTACGGGTCAGAAGATAGGTTCTTGCGTTACTACGCTCACATTTGGCGACGTCAATTCCGTGCATTCCCTCTTTGGTATAAAGGAGAACGTACTGTGAAACAGCCGGTTTATGTAAGCGACATTGCTCAGGCAATTGTCAACTGTGCCAGGGATCCGGACACTGCAGGAAAGGTGTACCAAGCTGTGGG ACCTAAGCGCTATCTTTTGAGTGATTTAGTTGACTGGTTCCACCGTGTTATGCGAAAAGACGAGAAATGGTGGGGATATATGCGTTATGATATGCGTTTTGACCcaacttttttaatgaaagctaaGTTGACGGAACTTATTTGTCCTGGCAACCCAATTGGAGAACTTCATATGGAACGCATTGAGCGCGAGTGCATTACTGATAATGTTTTGAGTGGTGTCCCCACTCTtgaagatttaggtgtacagtTGACCACTATGGAAAGCCAAGTACCATGGGAACTTAGGCCATATAGAGCTGCTTTGTACTACGACGCCGAATTGGGAGAATTTGAAACACCGGCACCTCCCAAAACTCTAAATCCACGCGAGGAAATGAGACTTTTTGGTTAA